In Aedes albopictus strain Foshan chromosome 3, AalbF5, whole genome shotgun sequence, the following are encoded in one genomic region:
- the LOC109415507 gene encoding uncharacterized protein LOC109415507 translates to MIGALLERRVDIAIGGVSVWHHLFPHFTFTATLQRVGINCLTPRPRILPSWLTLVNAFTDVVWVVFVVCFACNSLALYFITKRKEPFYAVQQVFAALLLQGTTLRKRSFSEVIFTISILMTANNLALIYLGKEASMRNFPQQSRSIETIDELADSGLHWNAPHEAWKYSLLTSENPSIKVLLNTFQVLSPSSLVEKADEGKENFAFVRLNFGHYMFGPWINEGNIHFYRPMSEDIYWEHETVWTTKTWPFLEPFNRHIMLSVEAGLQQYEELVLAKKYLSYTVQIEIEHSRDRLQRQPSALEFSDVYGILVLLLMGLGASFVAFAVEMVWYKTRDPN, encoded by the exons ATGATCGGTGCTCTATTGGAAAGACGTGTGGACATAGCCATCGGTGGAGTGAGCGTCTGGCATCACTTGTTTCCACACTTCACCTTTACGGCAACGCTCCAACGAGTTGGAATCAATTGCCTTACTCCTCGTCCTAG AATTTTGCCTTCATGGCTCACACTGGTGAATGCATTCACGGATGTTGTATGGGTGGTCTTTGTTGTGTGCTTCGCATGCAACTCCTTAGCTCTGTATTTCATAACCAAGCGCAAAGAGCCATTCTATGCAGTTCAACAGGTGTTCGCCGCGTTACTTCTGCAAGGAACAACTCTTAGGAAACGTTCCTTTTCAGAGGTCATTTTCACCATCTCCATACTCATGACTGCAAACAACCTAGCACTCATTTACCTCGGGAAGGAGGCTAGCATGAGAAATTTTCCACAGCAATCCCGTTCGATAGAAACCATTGATGAGCTGGCGGACAGTGGACTGCATTGGAATGCTCCGCATGAAGCCTGGAAGTATTCCCTGTTGACGTCTGAAAAT CCATCGATCAAAGTACTTCTGAATACCTTTCAAGTCCTATCACCATCATCCCTAGTCGAGAAGGCCGACGAAGGTAAGGAGAACTTTGCGTTCGTAAGACTCAACTTTGGTCACTACATGTTCGGACCGTGGATCAACGAAGGCAACATCCACTTCTATCGACCGATGTCCGAGGACATCTACTGGGAGCACGAAACGGTATGGACGACCAAGACGTGGCCTTTTCTGGAACCTTTCAACAGGCATATTATGCTTTCGGTCGAAGCTGGTTTGCAGCAGTACGAAGAGCTGGTTCTGGCGAAGAAATATTTGAGCTATACGGTACAGATCGAGATTGAACACTCGCGTGATCGTTTGCAGAGGCAACCCAGTGCGTTGGAGTTTTCAGATGTGTATGGAATTTTGGTTTTGCTTTTGATGGGATTGGGGGCTTCATTTGTTGCGTTTGCTGTTGAAATGGTGTGGTACAAAACTCGAGATCCTAATTAA
- the LOC109400808 gene encoding glutamate receptor U1-like, whose product MVTQRASQTFLDEFNFLHDRALQRFSNKKMIILIENQTAVDQLILHDAIHDIPQLLLLIPFDPDRIDLKTNRFSTQDHSLDLILLDTFVPSLGTFIHGNDLFPNKLHDLGGRYLRLAIFKYNPYTIWQEVNSTAESNANYEQQPVLSIDGTESKLFLEFCSKYNCTLDISLDEAGEWGEIFDNRTGNGIIGAVVERRADVGVGALYSWHHESIYLALSKPISRTGVTCITPKPKLLSGWLIPVLPFSLNLWIAVLSTFLCMSFFSLIVNFLVDNVLHKENRRVDLCESFMIIGSIFILQSVLLRINRSKLMSQMIIMGSLLFVGLMVGNIYSGGLSSIMTIPRYERPIDTLEDLANSNLPWASTHDAWIFSILMATQPIIVKILHNFQTHPKEVLHAHTRKLDLAYSVERLPYNHFAIGEYIDEEASHRYHLMTEDIYWENCVAMSTKTWPMMDQLDQLILTIFQSGIQRQWELQVVTKYENDNVQLAIATSRHTDSDGPIVLQPSHLLGAFLMLGFGLAAGMLAFLVEMMLGKMAEVRKANQREIFRSPRNAVRPLYGSISGNMTDFDQK is encoded by the exons ATGGTTACTCAACGAGCATCGCAAACATTCCTAGACGAGTTCAACTTCCTCCATGACCGAGCACTTCAACGGTTCTCCAATAAAAAGATGATCATCCTCATCGAAAACCAAACCGCAGTTGATCAACTTATCCTGCATGACGCCATCCATGATATTCCTCAGCTATTGCTCTTGATACCATTCGATCCAGATCGAATAGATCTGAAAACCAATCGATTCAGTACACAAGACCACAGCCTTGATCTCATCCTGCTGGATACATTTGTTCCCTCACTTGGCACATTCATCCATGGAAATGATCTATTTCCCAACAAGTTACACGATCTGGGAGGTCGTTATCTTCGCTTGGCAATATTCAAGTATAATCCCTACACCATTTGGCAGGAAGTCAACTCTACCGCCGAATCCAACGCCAATTATGAGCAACAACCAGTGCTGAGCATCGACGGAACTGAGAGCAAACTATTCTTGGAGTTCTGTTCCAAGTACAACTGCACCCTGGACATCTCGTTGGACGAGGCCGGTGAGTGGGGCGAGATATTCGACAACCGTACCGGGAATGGAATCATCGGAGCAGTAGTTGAACGTCGGGCGGATGTAGGCGTCGGTGCACTATACTCCTGGCATCATGAGTCTATCTACCTTGCGCTATCGAAGCCGATTTCAAGGACGGGAGTTACCTGTATCACTCCGAAGCCGAAGCTTCTGAGTGGTTGGCTCATACCGGTGCTCCCGTTTTCGCTGAACTTGTGGATCGCAGTGCTGAGTACGTTTCTCTGCATGAGCTTTTTCTCGCTGATTGTCAACTTTTTGGTTGATAACGTGCTGCACAAAGAG AATCGTCGAGTAGACTTGTGCGAATCGTTCATGATCATTGGCAGCATTTTCATCCTGCAATCCGTCCTGCTGCGAATCAACCGGTCCAAGCTTATGTCGCAAATGATAATCATGGGATCGCTGCTGTTCGTGGGACTGATGGTTGGAAACATTTACAGCGGTGGCCTATCCAGCATCATGACAATTCCTCGTTACGAACGCCCAATCGACACCCTCGAAGATCTGGCCAACAGCAACCTGCCGTGGGCGTCCACTCACGATGCCTGGATCTTCTCCATCCTTATGGCAACGCAACCGATCATTGTGAAAATCCTGCACAACTTTCAAACTCACCCGAAAGAGGTGCTACACGCGCACACCAGGAAACTCGATTTGGCCTACAGCGTGGAAAGATTGCCGTACAATCACTTTGCCATCGGAGAGTACATCGACGAGGAAGCTTCACACAGGTACCACCTCATGACGGAGGATATCTACTGGGAAAATTGCGTGGCCATGTCCACGAAAACGTGGCCCATGATGGACCAGTTGGACCAACTGATTTTGACCATATTTCAGAGTGGCATCCAACGCCAGTGGGAGTTACAG GTGGTGACGAAATACGAGAACGATAATGTTCAGCTGGCCATAGCTACGTCACGTCATACGGATAGTGATGGACCAATAGTACTGCAACCGTCCCATCTGTTGGGTGCTTTTCTAATGCTAGGCTTTGGATTGGCTGCCGGAATGTTAGCGTTTTTGGTGGAGATGATGCTGGGAAAGATGGCGGAAGTTCGCAAAGCAAACCAGCGGGAAATTTTTCGTTCACCAAGGAATGCTGTTCGGCCGCTGTATGGGTCGATTAGTGGAAACATGACTGACTTTGATCAGAAATAA